GAAGGAAAGGGGATTGTGGTAGGGTAGCCTCTAAAGAGAGAGGGCTATAGGGAGAAGGAAAGGGGATTGTGGTAGGGTAGCCTCTAAAGAGAGAGGGCTATAGGGAGAAGGAAAGGGGATTGTGGTAGGGTAGCCTCTAAAGAGAGAGGGTTATAGGGAGAAGGAAAGGGGATTGTGGTAGGGTAGCCTCTAAAGAGAGAGGGCTATAGGGAGAAGGAAAGGGGATTGTGGTAGGGTAGCCTCTAAAGAGAGAGGGCTATAGGGAGAAGGAAAGGGGATTGTGGTAGGGTAGCCTCTAAAGAGAGAGGGCTATAGGGAGAAGGAAAGGGGATTGTGGTAGGGTAGCCTCTACTACGTGTGATAACCATTTTGTCAGATCTATAGAAAAGGGCTTGGGGGCCAGGACTACAGCTGTTTGGAATTGATTCTATGTCTCCTCCCCATTATTGATGTCTCATacctacccccctcctcctctctccaccccctcctctctccacctcgtcctctctccacctcctcctctctccaccccctcctctctccaccccctcttctctccaccccctcttctctccaccccctcctctctccaccccctcctctctccacctcgtcctctctccacccctcctctctccacccctcctctctccaccccctcctctctccaccccctcctctctccacccctcttctctccaccccctcctctctcctcctctctccacctcctctctccacccctccacagAGACCCCCAGCAGGGtcaggggaaagagaagagactcAGTGTTCTTCAGGATGGAGAGGATTATTTTCCTCAGTTGGTCTGTCCATCCCTGCAAGCCTCTGTCGCCTGGCCCCTCCCACCCTGCGGCTCGGCCAACGGAGGATGATCAGAGAAAAGGCCCCTCCTATCCTGGACCAGGTGTTAGGGGGAGGAGGGCCAGATAGACTGAGAGCAGAGTGGAGTCTGCCTGGCTTCATATCCATGTTCCTCCCTGAGTTCCCTCACAGAGCTGTACCAGGACACCAACACTTCCAGGTaggacaagcacacacacacacacacgcatgcacacacaccaggacaacatGCAATAATCGTCTTGATTGTTGTCCCCTTACTCTGTCTCGATAACCCGACCCTAGGCAACAGCGACTAGGCAACAGCGACTAGGCAACAGCGACTAGGCAACAGCGACTAGGCAACAGCGACTAGGCAACAGCGACTAGGCAACAGTGACTAGGCCACAGCGACTACCTAGGCAACAGCGACTAGGCTTCCTCATGTGTAATGCCAACACAGTCTCTCTACAGTCCCATTAGTCTTCATTACAGCCTGGATATTAATGCCAACCCAGTCTCTTCAGCGGGAAGGTGCTCGTTTGGATGGTAAACTAAGGCCCAGCGTTAGTCTGCTTCACTCGTTAGCTGGATAAGATGTAGTGTTGGTGACATCAAACGGAGGTGCAGTTTTACTGTTGTTAGAACAACGGCAGATTTGTACTAGTTTTGAGAACGTAAATGCTTAAAAATTCACCAACAGGGAATGTCTCATTAGAACAACACACATATATATGATATCCTAAgactgtgtttaccacagaccttattttcggccTTTACCCAGAATCCCCATGAATTCCTCATAGCCGTTGCCCAACGAGCAGAGTCCCTCCAGAACAGAAGCcattactatttctctctattgAAACCTGACCCTGTTGCCGAGGGTTTTGGATACGATACTcttcccacctcctctctcctgttccaGGTGTTGGGATATATCGCCAAAGGATCCTTTGGTCCCATTCTGAAGGTGAAGGACAAGGCCAAGCAGAAAACCTACGCTGTCAAGGTAACCCTCCAATAGCACTTTACACTCGCATGCATATcataaacactacattaccaaaagtatgtggacacctgcttgttgaacatctcattccaaaatcatgggcattaatatggagttggtcccccctttgctgctataacagactccactcttctgggaagtcattaatatggagttggtcccccctttgctgctataacagcctccactcttctgggaagtcattaatatggagttggtcccccctttgctgctataacagcctccactcttctgggaagtcattaatatggagttggtcccctcctttgctgctataacagactccactcttctgggaagtcattaatatggagttggtcccctcctttgctgctataacagactccactcttctgggaagtcattaatatagaggtggtccccccctttgctgctataacagcctccactcttctgggaagtcattaatatggagttggtcccccctttgctgctataacagcctccactcttctgggaagtcattaatatagaggtggtccccccctttgctgctataacagcctccactcttctgggaagtcattaatatggagttggtccccctttgctgctataacagcctccactcttctgggaagtcattaatatagaggtggtccccccctttgctgctataacagcctccactcttctgggaaggctttccactagatgttggaacattgctgcagggattttcttccattcagccacaagagcattagtgaggtcgggcactgatgttgggccattaggcctggctcacagtctgagttccaattcatcccaaaggtgtttgatggggttgaggtcagggctctgtgcaggccagtcaagttcttccacaccgatctcgacaa
This genomic window from Salvelinus alpinus unplaced genomic scaffold, SLU_Salpinus.1 scaffold_446, whole genome shotgun sequence contains:
- the LOC139567397 gene encoding ribosomal protein S6 kinase-related protein-like; amino-acid sequence: MIREKAPPILDQVLGGGGPDRLRAEWSLPGFISMFLPEFPHRAVPGHQHFQVLGYIAKGSFGPILKVKDKAKQKTYAVKVTLQ